Part of the Marinobacterium rhizophilum genome is shown below.
TTCACGACAAGCAGCAGTACGGTGAAGGCCTGGCACAGACGGTCAAGGACGGTCTGGAAGCCAAGGGCATTGAGCCTGTGATGTTTGAAGGCGTAACACCGGGCGACAAGGACTTCTCGGCGCTGATTGCCAAGCTGAAAAAGGAGAACGTCGACTTCGTTTACTACGGCGGCTATCACCCGGAACTGGGGCTGATCTTGCGCCAATCTTCCGAGAAAAATTTCAGCGCCCAGTTCATGGGACCTGAGGGTATCGTCAACGCGGACCTGGCGAAAATCGCCGGCGATGCCACCGAAGGCGTACTGGCGACGGCACCGAAAAGCTTCGACCAGAACCCCGAAAACAAAACCCGCGTCGAAGCCATTGAAGCCAAGGGCGAAGATGCTTCAGGCCCGTTCGTCTTTACCGCCTACGCCGCCGTTCAGGTCATGGGCGATGCCATCAAGGCCGTGGGCGACAGCGACCCTGAAAAAATGGCCGAATACATTCGCAGCAACAGCTTCGATACCTCCATCGGCAAGGTTTCCTACGATGAAAAAGGCGACCTGACCGAGTCCACCTTCCTGGTGTACAGCCTCCACAAGGATGGCTCGAAGACACCTGCGGCCCAGTAAATAATTACAATAATCAGGCAGCCCGGGCCCGCGCCCGCTGCTGCCCCGAGGCCCAGCCCCGCGATCCGGGGCCGGGCGCCGGTCGATCCGTTGACCTGTGCCCCGGGCGTCGTTTGACCTGGTTTTTCTTATGTCTGAAGCATCACTCTATTTCCTGCAACAGCTCATAAACGGGCTGACGATCGGGTCCACCTATGCCCTGATCGCCATCGGCTACACAATGGTCTATGGCATCATCGGCATGATCAATTTCGCCCACGGCGAGATTTACATGATCGGCTCCTATATTTCCTTCATCGTCATCGCCGGCCTGCTCGGCATGGGGATGGTGGCGCTTCCGGTTATTCTGATCATCGCCCTGGTGATCGCGGTCTTTATAGCCAGCACCTACGGCTGGGCCGTCGAGCGCGTGGCCTATCGCCCGCTGCGCGGTTCCAACCGGCTTATCCCGCTGATTTCCGCCATCGGCATGTCGATTTTTCTGCAGAACTACGTGGTTCTGGCCCAGGGTTCGCGCGATGTTGCCCTGGCACCGCAGATCAGCGGCAGCTGGACCTTCGGTGATCCGCAGCTGTTCGAAGTGTCCCTGTCCTACATGCAGCTGCTGATCTGGGTTGTCACCGTCGTCTGCATGACCGCACTGACCCTGTTCATCTCCCGTTCGCGCATGGGGCGCGCCTGCCGTGCCTGCTCGGAAGACCAGGGCATGACCAATCTGCTGGGCATCGATACCAATCGCACCATCGCCCTGACCTTTATCATAGGCGCCGCGCTCGCCGCCGTGGCCGGCCTGCTGCTGGGCCTGTACTACGGTGTGGTAAACCCCTTTGTCGGCTTTATCGCCGGACTCAAGGCCTTCACCGCTGCTGTGCTCGGCGGCATCGGCTCCATTCCCGGCGCCATGCTGGGCGGCCTGATTCTGGGTGTTACCGAAGCCCTGACCTCGGCCTATTTCCCGTCTGAATACAAGGACGTCGTGTCGTTCGGCCTGCTGATACTGATTCTGCTGTTCCGCCCCAGCGGCCTGCTGGGTAAACCGGAAGTGGAGAAAGTATGATGCGCCAGAATTTCTACACCGCCTTTTTCGCCGCCGGCATTACCCTGATACTCACCTGCCTGATGGTGGGCGTAAAGCTCACTTCCGAGGGCACCGAGCTGCGGGTGGTCGGCGCCACTGCAGCCCAGTGGACCTGGATATTCGGTGGCATCGCCATCGTCTTTCTGTCGCAGCTCTTTCGTGACCAGATCAGCACCGCCACGGCCGGTATTCCCCGGCCGAACATGGATAAGATCCTGCCGGCCGAGTCCGTGCGCGCACGCGTCAAGCCCTGGCTGATCGCCGCGGTCATTGTCGGCCTGGTCATCTGGCCCTTCATGGTGTCCCGCGGCGCCGTGGACCTGGCAACCCTGACACTGATTTACATCATGCTGGGCCTGGGGCTGAATATCGTGGTGGGGCTGGCAGGCTTGCTGGACCTGGGCTACGTGGCCTTTTACGCCATTGGTGCCTATACCTATGCGCTGCTGTCGAACTATTTCGGCTTGTCGTTCTGGGTCTGCCTGCCGATTGCCGCCATTCTGGCGGCGACATTCGGCTTTCTGCTTGGCTTTCCGGTGCTGCGCCTGCGCGGTGACTACCTGGCCATCGTGACCCTGGGGTTCGGCGAAATCATCCGCATCCTGCTGAACAACTGGACCTCCATCACCGGCGGCCCCAATGGCATTTCCGGCATCGAAAAGCCCACCCTGTTCGGACTGGAGTTCAACCGCCGCGCCAGTGACGGCGCGACAACCTTCCATGATTTCATGGGCATCGACTACTCCAGCAGCTACAAGGTGATCTTCCTCTACCTGATCGCCGTGGTGCTGGTGCTGGCCGTGCTCTACGTCATCAACCGGCTGATGCGCATGCCAGTCGGCCGCGCCTGGGAAGCGCTGCGCGAGGATGAAATCGCCTGCCGCTCGCTGGGCCTGAACCGCACCGTGATCAAGCTCTCGGCCTTCACCATAGGCGCGTCCACCGCCGGTTTTGCCGGCTGCTTCTTTGCCGCGCGCCAGGGCTTTATCAGCCCCGAATCCTTCATCTTCATCGAGTCGGCGATCATTCTTGCGATCGTGGTGCTCGGCGGCATGGGCTCACAGCTTGGCGTCATACTGGCGGCCATCGTGATGACCATCCTGCCCGAGCTTGCCCGCGAATTTCAGGAATACCGCATGCTGCTGTTCGGACTGCTGATGGTGCTCATGATGCGCTGGCGTCCCCAGGGTCTGTTGCCGAGCAAGCGTCCGCACATGGAGTTGAAGTGATGAGTCAGTTATTGCTGGACGTGAACGCCCTGACCATGCGCTTTGGCGGCCTGGTAGCGGTCAATAGCGTCAACCTGAAGATAAAGAACCGCCAGATCGTCTCGATTATCGGCCCCAACGGCGCCGGCAAGACCACCGTGTTCAATTGCCTGTCGGGGTTCTATATCCCCTCCGATGGCAGCGTACTGTTCAAGGGCGAGCAGATCGCCGGGCTCAAGGATTTCCGCATTTCCCGCAAGGGGCTGGTGCGCACCTTCCAGCATGTGCGGCTGTTCTCCAACATGACGGTCATCGAAAACATGCTGGTGGCGCAGCACCGACACCTCAATACCAACCTGCTCTCCGGCCTGCTCAAGACGGCGTCCTACCGACGGCTCGAGCAGGAGTCCATGGACCGGGCCGTCTACTGGCTGGAGCAGGTCGACATGCTGCCCTTTGCCAACCGCGAAGCCGGCAACCTGTCCTACGGCCAGCAGCGGCGGCTGGAAATCGCGCGCTGCATGGTGACACAGCCCGAACTGCTGCTGCTCGACGAACCGGCCGCCGGTCTCAACCCCAACGAGACCAAGCAACTGGATGAGTTGATCGTGCGCCTGCGCGACGAGCATGAAATCTCGGTGTTGCTGATCGAGCATGACATGAGCCTGGTGATGGGAATCTCCGATCACATCTACGTTATCGCCCAGGGTACCCCCCTGGCCGATGGCACGCCGGATGAGATCAAGAACAATCCCGACGTCATCAAGGCGTACCTCGGAGAGGAATGACATGCTGCAAATCAACAAGGTAAACACCCATTACGGGCCCATCCAGGCACTGCATGATGTTTCGGTCGAGGTCAGGCAGGGCGAGATCGTTACCCTGATCGGCGCCAACGGCGCCGGCAAGACGACCCTGATGATGACCATCTGCGGTCACCCCCAGGCCAGCAGCGGCGAAATCCTGTTCGATGGCAAGCCCATCACCGGGCAGCCCACGTCACAGATCATGCGCCAGGGGCTGGCCATAGTGCCGGAAGGCCGGCGCGTGTTTGCCCGCCTCACGGTGCAGGAAAACCTGCACATGGGCGCTTACTTTCGCACCAAGGCCGAGTACGAGGAAACCCTGGAGGAAGTGCTGCTGCTGTTCCCGCGCCTGCGCGAACGCTTTGCACAGCGGGCCGGCACCATGTCCGGCGGTGAGCAGCAGATGCTGGCCATCGGCCGCGCCATGATGAGCAAGCCCCGCATGATTCTGCTGGACGAGCCATCCCTGGGGCTCGCACCCATCATCATCCAGCAGATCTTCCAGATCATCGAAAAGCTGCGTGACGATGGCGTGACCATCTTCCTGGTGGAACAGAACGCCAACCAGGCGCTCAGAATCGCCGACCGGGGCTACGTACTGGAAAACGGCCGGGTTGTACTCAGCGGCAGCGGCCCGGACCTGCTCGACGATGAAAACGTGCGCAAGGCTTACCTCGGTGGCTAAGCCATGAAGCGTGATTCGTGATTCGTGAGTCAGAAAAAAAGGACGCTGCCAGTGGCAGCGTCCTTTTTTCATGCAGCATTCGCGAATGGATCAAAGCCCCTCTTCCGGGCGGTACTGCCGCGCCTGCGAGGCCAGGCGGATATGGGCATTGGCTTCACCGTAGCGGTCATAGCTGCCGCAACGCTGCACGACTTCGAAAAACACACCCAGGGCTTCGCGGGTGTAAAAATGGAAGAATTCACCGTCATCGTTGCGATCGTACAGGATGTTCAGGCGACGCAGCCGGGCCAGCAGCTCAGGCTCCAGCGCAAAGCGTGCATCCAGGTCCCGGTAATAGTTTTCCGGTATGGCCAGCAGCATCTCGGCGCCCACCGCCTCGGCCGAAGCGAAGATGTCCTCACAGCCAAACGCGATCTGCTGTACGCCTGAGCCCCTGGACTTCTGGATAAAGCGCTGGGCCGAGGCCTCCCGTGCCGCAGTCATGTTGAGCGGAATTCGCACCCGGCCGTCCCGGCTCTTGGCCACGCGGCTGACCACCAGGCCATAGATATCCGGCAGGTCGGTACTGGCCTCGATATCAAACTCGAACAGCGACTTGTAGAAGAAGGACGCCGACAGGAATTCGGTGTTCGAGACCGTCTGGCCAATATGATCGATGCGCTGCAACCCGGCAGAACTATCCGCCGCCTCTGCCAGCGGCACGAAATCGATATCGAAGAAGCGGAACCTGCCCGGGCGCTCGACAAAGTACACCAGGCTGTCGCCGATACCCCGGATGGCCGGAATATTCAGCTCCCCCGGGCCCGCCTGGTTGGTGAAGCGGCGGCTGCGATAACGCTCGGTACGCGCCAGCGTCGCGGCCAGGTTTGTGGTGGCGAAAGCCAGCGCACAGATGGATACGCCGTGGGCCTGGTAATGCTCGTGCGCCTGGCTCAGGGGCTCGCGATTCAGCACCAGATTGATATCTCCCTGGCGCATCAGGCTGACATTCTTGGAGCGGTGGCGGTGGGTCTCCTGAAAGCCAAGACTCTGCAGCAATGCCACCAGTTCGGCTCCGCTGTCGCCCTCGATAGCAAACTCGATAAATTCGACATCGGTGATCTCGGGCCGGGGCGGCAGCTCCGGCAGCTCCGGCTCCCGGCTCGTCTGCTCATCCAGCCAGATCAGCGAGCGCATGCCGTCCACCGCTTTCTCCAGCGGCGAGGACGAACGGAACTCGTCGTTGAAGATCTCGTGGGACAGGTAGTCGTCAAAACCCTTGTCCCTGAGGCACTGTACGAACTCCACCACCGGCAGGTCACCCTGGCCGGGAAAGCAGCGAAAATGCCGGCTGTAATGCAGCACGTCCATCTGCAGACTCGGCGCATCGGCCACCTGCACCAGCGCAATCTTGTCGACGGGGATCTCGTCACGCAGCACATCCAGGGTATTGCCGCGGGCAAACATGTGGAAGCTGTCCAGAATGATGCCAAGGTTCGGATGATCGCCGCGTTTGACGATATCCCAGGCATCCTGGTAATCGGCCACATGGCGGCCCCAGGCCAGCGCCTCGTAACCGATGATAAAGCCTTCCTGGCGGGCAAGTTCCGCCAGCTCATGCAGATCGGCCGCGGCACGATTCGGGTCATCGATCACATGGGGTGACACGTTGCTGCAGATCAGCAGGCGCTTTGTTCCCAGTTCGTGCATCAGCTCGAACTTGCGCTGGGCGCGATAGAAATTTTGCGTACGCCAGGGCTCCGGCATCGCCTCGAAATCCCGAAACGGCTGCAGCGCGATGATCTCCAGCCCCAGGTCCCCTGCCATCTGGCGCAGATCCCGCGCACTGCCATCGAACTGAGTCAGGTCGTTCTCGAAAATTTCCACGCCATCAAAGCCGGCCTTCGCCGCGGCGCGCAGCTTTTCCTGCAGTGAACCTGAAATCGTGACCGTCGCAAGTGCCGTTTTCATGTCGTATTCCCGAAGATGCCGGTGCCGCTGTCGCGCCTGCAAGGGTGCGCCAGCGACGGATAGTTGTCATTGCGGCAACACTACCCCCGTTGCCGCTGCGCTGATAAATGAATAATGCGCCCATTAAAATATCGAATTCGATATAAATTAAGCTATATTCAACAAAATCAATCGTATAACAGATATGCGTACTACAATTTAAAAATCATCCTATATTTATAGGAAGTAATGGAGCATAGCATGCTTGAAAACCGTATCAAGTACCGTCACCTGCAGTGCTTTCTTGAAGTTGCCCGCCAGGGCAGCGTCGGCGGCGCCGCCGATGTGCTGGCGCTGACCCAGCCGGCGGTATCGAAAAAGCTCAAGGAACTGGAGGAAATGCTCGGCGTACGACTGATGGAGCGCAGCAAGAAGGGGGTCGAGCTGACCCAGTTTGGCGAAGTGTTTCTGAAATACGCCGGTGCCAGCGTTGCGGCGCTGCGCGAGGGCACCGACAGCATCAGTCAGGCCCAGCAGCGGGGCAAGCTGCGCCTGAGCATTGGCGTGCTGCCGACGGTCGCCACCAGCGTTATGCCCAAAGCGATTCAGCGCTTTCGCCAGGGTGGCATCGATGTCACGCTGAACCTGCAAACCGGCCCCAATGCCCTGCTGCTGAGCCAACTGCGGGTGGGCGAACTGGACCTGGTGGTCGGCCGCCTGGCAGAACCGGAGCTGATGGCCGGGCTGTCGTTCCAGCACCTCTACTCGGAGAAGATCGCCTTCGCCGTGCGCCCGGAGCATCCGCTGCTGCAAAGCGCGACCCTGAATGTGCGCGACCTCAATGCCTACCCGATACTGTACCCGCCCAAGGATTCCATCATTGCTCCAACGGTGGAACGCTACCTGCTGAGCCAGGGTATAGGCGCGCTGCACGACCGCATCGAAACGGTGTCAGACGGCTTCGGCAAGGAGTATATCCGCCAGACCGACGCCATCTGGATTATCTCCAGGGGCGTGGTGGCGCGGGAAATAAACGACGGTACCTTCTGCGAGCTGCCACTGGACACCCGTGAAACTCTGGGTCCCGTTGGCCTGACCACCCGGGCCGACACCCTGCCGTCGCCGGCACTGCAGCTGCTGATGAACGCGGTACGGGATGTCGCCCTGGCGATAAAGTCGGCCGACCCCGAGACACATATCAATATCAATATAAAAAAACCATAAAACGTCATTTTACATACCGGAAGAACTCGGAGAAAGTAGCTGTATATGCTGCAACCAAATCAGGGTTAATGACTATGCACAGCCTGTCGCTCAACGGAGAATTCATCCACTACCAGCTGGACGGCCCATCGCATTTGCCACTGCTGGTGTTTTCCAACTCGCTGGGAACCGACATGCGGGTGTGGGACCCGTTGCTGCCCGAACTGAAAGACCAGTTCCGCTTCCTGCGTTATGACAAGCGCGGCCACGGCCTGTCGTCCTGCCCCGCCGCGCCTTACCGTCTCGATGACCATATCAACGACCTGATCGGCCTGCTGGATGCGCTGGAACTGAGCCAGGTCACGCTCTGCGGCCTGTCGGTCGGCGGTATGATCGCCCAGGGCGTTGCCGCCCAGCGCCCGGAGCTGGTCAAGAACCTGATCCTGTGTGACACCGCCCACAAGATCGGCCCTGCTTCCATCTGGGAAACCCGCATCGAGACGATACGGGCCCATAGCCTGGAGTACATTGCCGACGCCGTGATGGAACGCTGGTTTGCCAGCTCCTTCCGCCAGGAAAAAGCCGCCGAAGTTGCCCTGTGGAGCAACATGATGGTGCGCACCCCGGTAGAAGGCTATATCGGCACCTGCGCCGCCATCCGCGATGCCGACCTGACGGCAAGCAGTGCCCGGCTGACCCAGCCGACCCTGTGCGTCGTCGGCGACGAAGACGGTGCCACCCCGCCGGACCTGGTGCGCTCCACCGCCGAACTGATTCCAGGCGCCCGCTTTGAAATCCTCGCCAACGCCGGCCACCTGCCCAGTGTCGAGCAGCCCAAAGCCCTGGCGGCCCTGATTCGTGACTTCCTGGCCGAGGTCACCGAACCGCTGAGCCGCTTCGACCAGGGCATGCGGGTACGCCGCTCGGTGCTGGGCAACGCCCATGTTGATCGCGCCGAAGCCAACAAGACCGCCTTCGACGAGCCCTTCCAGAGCTTTATCACCGAAGGCGCCTGGGGCTCGGTCTGGAGCCGGCCGACGCTGAGCAAGCGTGACCGCAGCCTGATCACCATTGCCCTGATGGCGGCCCTGGGTCACGACGAAGAGCTGGCCATGCATATCCGTGCCACCGCCAATACCGGTGCCACCCTGGATGAAGTCCGTGAAACCCTGTTGCACCTGGGCGTCTACGCCGGTGTACCCGCATCCAATGTTGCCATTCGCATCGCCAGGGAAACCTATACCGGCATGGGAATCGCCATTGACGGAGGCAAGAACTGAGATGAGCAGCATCACCAAGCGCGACTGGGCCAGCCATGCGGCCTATATCAGCCCCGAGTACAAATCCACCGTGCTGCGCGGCGTGTCCCGCAACCTTGTGGACATTGACCCCGAACTGTCCGAGCTGACAGGCCCGGCCTACGGCGCCGAAGTGCTGGGGCCGCTGGATCACGACCTGACCAAAAACGGCCAGGTTAACGGCGAGCCCCAGGGCGAGCGCATCGTCGTCACCGGCCGCGTGCTGGATGAAAATGGCGATCCGGTGGCCAACACCCTGGTGGAAGTCTGGCAGGCCAACGCCGCCGGCCGCTACGTGCACAAGGCCGACCAGCATGACGCCCCGCTGGACCCCAACTTCCTCGGTTCCGGCCGCTGCCTGACCGACGAGAACGGCTGCTACCGCTTTTATACCGTCAAGCCCGGCGCCTATCCCTGGGGCAACCACAGAAACGCCTGGCGCCCGAATCACATCCACTTTTCCCTGTTCGGGCCCTCCATTGCCAGCCGCCTGGTCACCCAGATGTACTTCCCGGGTGATCCGCTGCTGGCGCTGGATCCGATCTATGCGTCGGTGCCGGCCGGTGCGCGCGAGCGCATGATCGCGGAGTTCTCCATCGATGTCACCGAGGAAGGCTTTGCGCTGGGTTATATCTTCGACATCGTGCTGCGTGGCGTGAATGCCACCCCAATGGAGGACTAAGTTCATGTCCCTGAAACAGACACCGTCCCAGACCGTTGGCCCCTACTTCGCCTACGGACTGACCGCCGAGCAGTATCACTACCCCCAGACCCAGGTCGCCAGCGGCCAGATGGCCAGTGAGCAGACGCTGGGCGAGCGTATCCGCATTGTTGGCCAGGTTTTCGATGGCCAGGGCCAGCCGGTGAACGACGCCATGATCGAACTCTGGCAGGCCAATGCCGCCGGGCGTTTCAACCACCCCAATGATGCCCGCCAGTCCCGCCCGCTGGACCCGGCCTTCACGGGTTTTGGCCGCGTCGGCACCGGCACCACGCCGGACAACAGCTTTCGCTTTGACACCATCAAGCCGGGCGCAGCGCAGG
Proteins encoded:
- a CDS encoding high-affinity branched-chain amino acid ABC transporter substrate-binding protein encodes the protein MKHFSKTLLSVGTALAILGSAAAVQAETLKIALAGPATGPVAQYGDMQKIGVMAAIEDINKSGGVNGMQLEGVIYDDACDPKQAVAVANKIVNDGITHVVGHLCSSSTEPAADVYEEEGVLMITAASTSPSITDKGHQLIFRTIGLDSLQGSMAAEYIANTVKPKTLAIIHDKQQYGEGLAQTVKDGLEAKGIEPVMFEGVTPGDKDFSALIAKLKKENVDFVYYGGYHPELGLILRQSSEKNFSAQFMGPEGIVNADLAKIAGDATEGVLATAPKSFDQNPENKTRVEAIEAKGEDASGPFVFTAYAAVQVMGDAIKAVGDSDPEKMAEYIRSNSFDTSIGKVSYDEKGDLTESTFLVYSLHKDGSKTPAAQ
- the livH gene encoding high-affinity branched-chain amino acid ABC transporter permease LivH produces the protein MSEASLYFLQQLINGLTIGSTYALIAIGYTMVYGIIGMINFAHGEIYMIGSYISFIVIAGLLGMGMVALPVILIIALVIAVFIASTYGWAVERVAYRPLRGSNRLIPLISAIGMSIFLQNYVVLAQGSRDVALAPQISGSWTFGDPQLFEVSLSYMQLLIWVVTVVCMTALTLFISRSRMGRACRACSEDQGMTNLLGIDTNRTIALTFIIGAALAAVAGLLLGLYYGVVNPFVGFIAGLKAFTAAVLGGIGSIPGAMLGGLILGVTEALTSAYFPSEYKDVVSFGLLILILLFRPSGLLGKPEVEKV
- a CDS encoding high-affinity branched-chain amino acid ABC transporter permease LivM, which gives rise to MRQNFYTAFFAAGITLILTCLMVGVKLTSEGTELRVVGATAAQWTWIFGGIAIVFLSQLFRDQISTATAGIPRPNMDKILPAESVRARVKPWLIAAVIVGLVIWPFMVSRGAVDLATLTLIYIMLGLGLNIVVGLAGLLDLGYVAFYAIGAYTYALLSNYFGLSFWVCLPIAAILAATFGFLLGFPVLRLRGDYLAIVTLGFGEIIRILLNNWTSITGGPNGISGIEKPTLFGLEFNRRASDGATTFHDFMGIDYSSSYKVIFLYLIAVVLVLAVLYVINRLMRMPVGRAWEALREDEIACRSLGLNRTVIKLSAFTIGASTAGFAGCFFAARQGFISPESFIFIESAIILAIVVLGGMGSQLGVILAAIVMTILPELAREFQEYRMLLFGLLMVLMMRWRPQGLLPSKRPHMELK
- the livG gene encoding high-affinity branched-chain amino acid ABC transporter ATP-binding protein LivG translates to MSQLLLDVNALTMRFGGLVAVNSVNLKIKNRQIVSIIGPNGAGKTTVFNCLSGFYIPSDGSVLFKGEQIAGLKDFRISRKGLVRTFQHVRLFSNMTVIENMLVAQHRHLNTNLLSGLLKTASYRRLEQESMDRAVYWLEQVDMLPFANREAGNLSYGQQRRLEIARCMVTQPELLLLDEPAAGLNPNETKQLDELIVRLRDEHEISVLLIEHDMSLVMGISDHIYVIAQGTPLADGTPDEIKNNPDVIKAYLGEE
- a CDS encoding ABC transporter ATP-binding protein, producing the protein MLQINKVNTHYGPIQALHDVSVEVRQGEIVTLIGANGAGKTTLMMTICGHPQASSGEILFDGKPITGQPTSQIMRQGLAIVPEGRRVFARLTVQENLHMGAYFRTKAEYEETLEEVLLLFPRLRERFAQRAGTMSGGEQQMLAIGRAMMSKPRMILLDEPSLGLAPIIIQQIFQIIEKLRDDGVTIFLVEQNANQALRIADRGYVLENGRVVLSGSGPDLLDDENVRKAYLGG
- a CDS encoding bifunctional sugar phosphate isomerase/epimerase/4-hydroxyphenylpyruvate dioxygenase family protein, translated to MKTALATVTISGSLQEKLRAAAKAGFDGVEIFENDLTQFDGSARDLRQMAGDLGLEIIALQPFRDFEAMPEPWRTQNFYRAQRKFELMHELGTKRLLICSNVSPHVIDDPNRAAADLHELAELARQEGFIIGYEALAWGRHVADYQDAWDIVKRGDHPNLGIILDSFHMFARGNTLDVLRDEIPVDKIALVQVADAPSLQMDVLHYSRHFRCFPGQGDLPVVEFVQCLRDKGFDDYLSHEIFNDEFRSSSPLEKAVDGMRSLIWLDEQTSREPELPELPPRPEITDVEFIEFAIEGDSGAELVALLQSLGFQETHRHRSKNVSLMRQGDINLVLNREPLSQAHEHYQAHGVSICALAFATTNLAATLARTERYRSRRFTNQAGPGELNIPAIRGIGDSLVYFVERPGRFRFFDIDFVPLAEAADSSAGLQRIDHIGQTVSNTEFLSASFFYKSLFEFDIEASTDLPDIYGLVVSRVAKSRDGRVRIPLNMTAAREASAQRFIQKSRGSGVQQIAFGCEDIFASAEAVGAEMLLAIPENYYRDLDARFALEPELLARLRRLNILYDRNDDGEFFHFYTREALGVFFEVVQRCGSYDRYGEANAHIRLASQARQYRPEEGL
- the pcaQ gene encoding pca operon transcription factor PcaQ yields the protein MLENRIKYRHLQCFLEVARQGSVGGAADVLALTQPAVSKKLKELEEMLGVRLMERSKKGVELTQFGEVFLKYAGASVAALREGTDSISQAQQRGKLRLSIGVLPTVATSVMPKAIQRFRQGGIDVTLNLQTGPNALLLSQLRVGELDLVVGRLAEPELMAGLSFQHLYSEKIAFAVRPEHPLLQSATLNVRDLNAYPILYPPKDSIIAPTVERYLLSQGIGALHDRIETVSDGFGKEYIRQTDAIWIISRGVVAREINDGTFCELPLDTRETLGPVGLTTRADTLPSPALQLLMNAVRDVALAIKSADPETHININIKKP
- the pcaDC gene encoding bifunctional 3-oxoadipate enol-lactonase/4-carboxymuconolactone decarboxylase PcaDC — encoded protein: MTMHSLSLNGEFIHYQLDGPSHLPLLVFSNSLGTDMRVWDPLLPELKDQFRFLRYDKRGHGLSSCPAAPYRLDDHINDLIGLLDALELSQVTLCGLSVGGMIAQGVAAQRPELVKNLILCDTAHKIGPASIWETRIETIRAHSLEYIADAVMERWFASSFRQEKAAEVALWSNMMVRTPVEGYIGTCAAIRDADLTASSARLTQPTLCVVGDEDGATPPDLVRSTAELIPGARFEILANAGHLPSVEQPKALAALIRDFLAEVTEPLSRFDQGMRVRRSVLGNAHVDRAEANKTAFDEPFQSFITEGAWGSVWSRPTLSKRDRSLITIALMAALGHDEELAMHIRATANTGATLDEVRETLLHLGVYAGVPASNVAIRIARETYTGMGIAIDGGKN
- the pcaH gene encoding protocatechuate 3,4-dioxygenase subunit beta, with translation MSSITKRDWASHAAYISPEYKSTVLRGVSRNLVDIDPELSELTGPAYGAEVLGPLDHDLTKNGQVNGEPQGERIVVTGRVLDENGDPVANTLVEVWQANAAGRYVHKADQHDAPLDPNFLGSGRCLTDENGCYRFYTVKPGAYPWGNHRNAWRPNHIHFSLFGPSIASRLVTQMYFPGDPLLALDPIYASVPAGARERMIAEFSIDVTEEGFALGYIFDIVLRGVNATPMED
- the pcaG gene encoding protocatechuate 3,4-dioxygenase subunit alpha, translating into MSLKQTPSQTVGPYFAYGLTAEQYHYPQTQVASGQMASEQTLGERIRIVGQVFDGQGQPVNDAMIELWQANAAGRFNHPNDARQSRPLDPAFTGFGRVGTGTTPDNSFRFDTIKPGAAQDGRAPYISVIVFMRGLPNHAYTRLYFSDETVLNREDPALNRVEAARRETLIATRHETSTGVEYRFDIHMQGPLETVFFNI